The sequence ATGCAGAATATCGGGACTCCGAGGCCCGGAACGTTCGAGATACCCTCTCGAACCCTGTGGGGTCTCGGTCAGAAGATAACTCCGAGTCCCCTGCCGGGATAGGAGCAACGGCGGTGTGGCCCCGTCCTCAGAAATCAAAGATTTCTGATGGGCTGTGCGAGACCTCCGTTCTCGTGAACGCCATCGGCCTGTCATCTCGATAGGACGTCAACCAGCAAATATCCCAACTCAGCGGTGCGGTACCGTGGGATGCCTCGCCGTCGTCGGGCTATGCCCGACTGCCTGAGGGATCTTCGATCCCTCTCCGTTTACGGCGAGGAGGAGGTCACTTCCGACCTGGATCTAGTAGTGCCAGGGGTAGTCGTCGAACTCGGGATCGCGGCCCTCGACGAAGGCGTCCCGGCCCTCCTTCGCCTCGTCGGTCATGTACCCCAGTCGAGTTGCCTCACCGGCGAACACCTGCTGGCCGATCATCCCGTCGTCGGTCATGTTGAACGCGTACTTGAGCATCCGCATCGCCGTCGGACTCTTCTGGTTGATCCGTTCGCCCCACTCGAGGGCCGTCTCCTCGAGTTCCTCGTGGGGGACGACCTCGTTGACCATTCCCATCTCGGCAGCTTCCTCGGCCGAGTAGGTCTTCCCGAGGAAGAACACTTCGCGCGCCTTCTTCTGGCCGATCTGCTTCGCGAGGTACGCGGAACCGAAGCCAGCGTCGTAGCTCGCCACGTCGGGATCGGTCTGGAGGAACTTCGCGTGTTCCTCACTCGCCAGCGTCATGTCACAGACGACGTGCAGGGAGTGACCGCCGCCGGCGGCCCACCCCGGCACGACGCAGACGACGACCTTCGGGATGTGGCGGATGAGACGCTGAACCTCGAGGATGTGCAGCCGACCCTGTTCGGACGCCCGGTCTTCGTCGCCTTCGTATTGATACCCGTCGTCACCCCGGATGGTCTGGTCACCACCCGAACAGAACGCCCAGCCACCGTCCTTCGGCGACGGCCCGTTACCCGTCAGCAGGACGCAACCGACGTCTGTCTGGCGCTTTGCGTGATCGAGCGCATCGTACAGTTCGTCGACGGTTCCCGGCCTGAACGCGTTGCGCACCGCGGGCCGATCGAACGCGATTCGGACCGTCCCCGAGTCGATCGAACGGTGATACGTGAGGTCCTGAAATTCGTCGTGTAACGGTTCGACCGGTTCCCACTTCGCCTCGTCGAACAGTTCCGATACCATTGCTCGAGTGTGGCCGCCCGGTCGTGAAATAGGTTCTCGTCCCGGGGATCGCAATCGTTCCAGTTGCCGTTCACGGCCCGTATCCGAGTAGCACATCTGACACGACGATACTCGAGTTCTGTATAGCACGGTATAGTTTATCAGTTGTATATGGGCCGGACCCAACGTTCTCTCAGGACCAGTCAACCAGATAAATTATCACGATCGCCGACGTAGCAGAGGCACCCGATGGGTGAGACGTACTACGACGTACTCGAGATCGATCCGGAAGCCAGCCGGGACGAGATCGAGTCTGCCTACCGCGAACGGGTCCTCGAAACCCATCCAGACCACAACGACGCACCCGACGCCAGCGAGCAGTTCCAGCGCGTCTCACGTGCGAAAGACGTCCTGACCGATGGCGACGAACGCGCCCGCTACGACCGACTCGGCCACGACGCTTACGTCCGCCTCGCCGAACACGCCACGGGCGACGAACACGACGGAAATTCCCGGTCTGGAACCGACGCCCACACTACCTCCAGAGCATCCACGACCTCCCGGTCGACCGACGACTCGAGCGCCAGGACCAGCGCGTCCTGGAGTGGAGGGACGACCAGTCGAACCACCAGTTCTGGACGCACGAACGCGACTGGCGGAACGTACCGCGGATCGAGCGCGAAACGTGCGCGGACTCGAGCGGCCACCGCATCCGGTTCCACGGCCGATGGCTCGAGTGGTGGTATGGGACCGTCCGCGAGCGCCTCGAGTGGCGGCGCGGTCGACTCAACGCAGCAGACCACTTCCTCGAGCTTTCGGTACGCCGTCCACGACTGGGATGGCCAGATCGACTTCGAGTGGACCGGCCGGGAGGTTACCCACTCGACGGCGGTAACGGTCGGCTGTCTCTGGCTACTGTATCCGGCGTTCGTCGCCACGAGCGTGCTGCCGGCCGCGCCGCTGGCTGTCAACGTAATCCTTGCGGCCTGTACGATCGCAATCGTCGGCTACCTCCTCACCTGGCCGCGTCTCTCGGCCGTGCTCTTTGGCTCCTGGAGCCTCCTGTTCCCGATCGGCCTGGCTGTGATCGACGCCGTCTCGCTGTTCTCGATCGTCGGTCTCACCGCGCTCGGGTTCGCGTGGGTACCCTTCGGCTACGCACTCGGGCTCTGGTGG is a genomic window of Natrarchaeobaculum aegyptiacum containing:
- a CDS encoding 1,4-dihydroxy-2-naphthoyl-CoA synthase, translated to MVSELFDEAKWEPVEPLHDEFQDLTYHRSIDSGTVRIAFDRPAVRNAFRPGTVDELYDALDHAKRQTDVGCVLLTGNGPSPKDGGWAFCSGGDQTIRGDDGYQYEGDEDRASEQGRLHILEVQRLIRHIPKVVVCVVPGWAAGGGHSLHVVCDMTLASEEHAKFLQTDPDVASYDAGFGSAYLAKQIGQKKAREVFFLGKTYSAEEAAEMGMVNEVVPHEELEETALEWGERINQKSPTAMRMLKYAFNMTDDGMIGQQVFAGEATRLGYMTDEAKEGRDAFVEGRDPEFDDYPWHY
- a CDS encoding J domain-containing protein — protein: MGETYYDVLEIDPEASRDEIESAYRERVLETHPDHNDAPDASEQFQRVSRAKDVLTDGDERARYDRLGHDAYVRLAEHATGDEHDGNSRSGTDAHTTSRASTTSRSTDDSSARTSASWSGGTTSRTTSSGRTNATGGTYRGSSAKRARTRAATASGSTADGSSGGMGPSASASSGGAVDSTQQTTSSSFRYAVHDWDGQIDFEWTGREVTHSTAVTVGCLWLLYPAFVATSVLPAAPLAVNVILAACTIAIVGYLLTWPRLSAVLFGSWSLLFPIGLAVIDAVSLFSIVGLTALGFAWVPFGYALGLWWALQP